The proteins below are encoded in one region of Xenopus laevis strain J_2021 chromosome 8L, Xenopus_laevis_v10.1, whole genome shotgun sequence:
- the zc4h2.L gene encoding zinc finger, C4H2 domain containing L homeolog isoform X1: MRMGDEQEIMCKLESIKEIRNKTLQMEKIKARLKAEFETLESEERHLKEYKQEMDLLLQEKMAHVEELRLIHADINVMENTIKQSENDLNKLLESTRRLHEEYKPLKEHVDALRMTLGLQRLPNLCEEEEKLSLEPVCLVTSRSTAMRPFVHFAKPRADPGIQRNQRENKMNRPCPFRLSLRYSFLSRYCFQ; this comes from the exons AAACAAGACCCTCCAAATGGAGAAGATAAAGGCCCGTTTGAAAGCAGAGTTTGAAACGTTGGAATCAGAGGAGCGCCACCTTAAGGAATATAAGCAGGAGATGGACCTCTTGCTTCAGGAGAAGATGGCACATGTGGAAGAGCTGAGACTGATCCATGCTGATATTAATGTG ATGGAAAACACAATCAAGCAATCGGAAAATGATCTGAACAAGCTGCTGGAATCTACTCGGCGCCTGCATGAGGAGTACAAGCCTCTGAAAGAGCATGTGGATGCCCTCAGGATGACATTGGGTCTACAGAGGCTGCCGAACCTTTGTGAGGAAGAAGAGAAGCTGTCCCTCGA GCCTGTTTGTCTTGTCACCAGCAGATCCACCGCAATGCGCCCATTTGTCCACTTTGCAAAGCCAAGAGCCGATCCAGGAATCCAAAGAAACCAAAGAGAAAACAAGATGAATAGACCTTGTCCATTCCGTCTGAGCCTCAGATACTCTTTCCTTTCCCGATACTGTTTCCAGTAA
- the zc4h2.L gene encoding zinc finger, C4H2 domain containing L homeolog, which translates to MGDEQEIMCKLESIKEIRNKTLQMEKIKARLKAEFETLESEERHLKEYKQEMDLLLQEKMAHVEELRLIHADINVMENTIKQSENDLNKLLESTRRLHEEYKPLKEHVDALRMTLGLQRLPNLCEEEEKLSLDYFEKQKAEWQTEPQEPPIPESLAAAAAAAQQLQVARKQDNRQTATFRQQPPPMKACLSCHQQIHRNAPICPLCKAKSRSRNPKKPKRKQDE; encoded by the exons AAACAAGACCCTCCAAATGGAGAAGATAAAGGCCCGTTTGAAAGCAGAGTTTGAAACGTTGGAATCAGAGGAGCGCCACCTTAAGGAATATAAGCAGGAGATGGACCTCTTGCTTCAGGAGAAGATGGCACATGTGGAAGAGCTGAGACTGATCCATGCTGATATTAATGTG ATGGAAAACACAATCAAGCAATCGGAAAATGATCTGAACAAGCTGCTGGAATCTACTCGGCGCCTGCATGAGGAGTACAAGCCTCTGAAAGAGCATGTGGATGCCCTCAGGATGACATTGGGTCTACAGAGGCTGCCGAACCTTTGTGAGGAAGAAGAGAAGCTGTCCCTCGA CTACtttgaaaaacagaaagcagAATGGCAGACAGAACCACAGGAGCCACCCATTCCAGAATCCCTTGCAGCAGCCGCAGCAGCAGCACAACAGCTACAAGTAGCAAGAAAGCAGGACAACAGACAGACAGCTACATTCCGCCAGCAGCCACCGCCAATGAAG GCCTGTTTGTCTTGTCACCAGCAGATCCACCGCAATGCGCCCATTTGTCCACTTTGCAAAGCCAAGAGCCGATCCAGGAATCCAAAGAAACCAAAGAGAAAACAAGATGAATAG